In Candidatus Eremiobacteraceae bacterium, a single window of DNA contains:
- a CDS encoding VOC family protein, translating into MATAEATSVWGVDAIYYSVRDLDRATKFYTDLLGMEPTMPMPGFGAEWTLPNGEAFGIMKLPEGMEAEFGRYWRGGSGVMFAVQDLDAIVAAAKTRGVKFHDDGKLAETPICFMVFGEDSEGNTFALHKRK; encoded by the coding sequence ATGGCCACAGCTGAAGCGACAAGCGTCTGGGGCGTCGACGCGATCTACTACAGCGTCCGCGACCTAGACCGCGCGACCAAATTCTACACGGACCTGCTCGGCATGGAGCCCACCATGCCCATGCCGGGCTTCGGCGCCGAGTGGACGCTGCCAAACGGCGAGGCGTTCGGCATCATGAAGCTTCCGGAAGGCATGGAGGCCGAATTCGGCCGCTACTGGCGCGGCGGCTCGGGCGTCATGTTCGCGGTCCAGGATCTCGACGCGATCGTCGCCGCGGCCAAAACTCGCGGCGTCAAGTTCCACGATGATGGGAAGCTCGCCGAGACCCCGATCTGCTTCATGGTGTTCGGCGAGGATAGCGAAGGCAACACCTTCGCCTTGCATAAGCGCAAGTAG
- a CDS encoding acyl-CoA carboxylase subunit beta, whose translation MSHESELDLLAKKRAQSLAPAGEAAIAKQHERGKLTARERVERLLDGGSFVELDAFAVHRTDAFGLGERRFVGDGVITGHGTIDGRRVCIFSQDFTVLGGSLGEVFAEKICKVMDLAVKIGCPMIGINDSGGARIQEGVVSLGGYAEIFWRNVQASGVIPQISLIAGPCAGGAVYSPAITDFIIMVDKISQMFITGPEVIKTVTGEEVSFEELGGAVTHNAKSGVAQFVAADEDEAFEQIRHLLSFLPQNNLDDPPSVEPEDDPKRTDPGLIDLIPAAPNLPYDMVSVITRVVDDGDFFEVQALYGGSLVVGFARLGGQPVGIVANQPKVLAGVLDIASSVKGARFVRFCDAFNIPLVVFVDVPGFLPGTSQEFGGIIKHGAKLLYAFAEATVPKVTVVTRKAYGGAYDVMNSKHIRADFNVAWPTAEIAVMGPPGAVKIIFRDEIAGAADPALKTDELVNEYVERFANPYVAAERGYLDDVIDPANTRPVLIDALRTLRTKRVARPARKHGNIPL comes from the coding sequence ATGTCGCACGAGTCCGAACTCGATCTTCTTGCGAAGAAGCGGGCGCAGTCGCTCGCGCCCGCGGGCGAAGCCGCCATCGCCAAGCAGCACGAACGAGGCAAGCTGACCGCGCGCGAGCGCGTCGAGCGCCTGCTCGATGGCGGCAGCTTCGTCGAGCTTGACGCCTTTGCGGTGCACCGCACCGACGCATTCGGGCTGGGAGAGCGCCGCTTCGTCGGCGACGGCGTGATCACGGGCCATGGCACCATCGACGGCCGGCGCGTCTGCATCTTCTCTCAAGACTTCACCGTGCTGGGTGGGTCGCTAGGCGAAGTCTTCGCTGAGAAGATCTGCAAGGTCATGGACCTGGCGGTCAAGATCGGCTGCCCGATGATCGGCATCAACGATTCGGGCGGCGCGCGCATCCAAGAGGGCGTGGTCAGCCTGGGCGGTTACGCGGAGATCTTCTGGCGCAACGTGCAGGCGTCGGGCGTCATCCCGCAGATCTCGCTCATCGCCGGACCGTGCGCCGGCGGCGCCGTCTACAGCCCCGCCATCACCGACTTCATCATCATGGTCGACAAGATCTCACAGATGTTCATCACCGGACCCGAGGTCATCAAGACGGTCACCGGCGAGGAGGTCTCGTTCGAAGAGCTCGGCGGCGCGGTCACGCATAACGCCAAGAGCGGCGTCGCGCAATTCGTGGCGGCAGACGAAGACGAAGCGTTCGAGCAGATCAGGCACTTGCTCTCGTTCTTGCCTCAGAACAATTTGGACGATCCACCCTCCGTCGAGCCCGAGGACGACCCGAAGCGCACCGACCCGGGTCTCATCGATCTCATCCCGGCGGCGCCGAACCTGCCATATGACATGGTCAGCGTGATCACGCGGGTGGTCGACGACGGCGACTTCTTCGAGGTGCAGGCGCTGTATGGCGGTTCGTTGGTGGTCGGCTTTGCGCGTCTAGGCGGCCAGCCGGTCGGCATCGTCGCCAATCAGCCGAAAGTGCTGGCGGGCGTGCTCGACATCGCGTCGTCCGTCAAGGGCGCGCGCTTCGTGCGTTTCTGCGACGCGTTCAACATCCCGCTGGTCGTGTTCGTCGATGTGCCCGGCTTTCTGCCCGGCACGAGCCAGGAGTTCGGCGGCATCATCAAGCACGGCGCCAAACTGCTCTACGCGTTCGCCGAGGCCACCGTGCCCAAGGTCACGGTGGTCACGCGCAAGGCGTATGGCGGCGCGTACGATGTCATGAACAGCAAACACATCCGCGCCGATTTCAACGTCGCGTGGCCGACCGCGGAGATCGCCGTCATGGGACCGCCAGGGGCGGTGAAGATCATCTTCCGCGATGAGATCGCTGGCGCGGCCGATCCGGCCCTCAAGACCGACGAGCTGGTCAACGAGTACGTCGAGCGCTTCGCCAACCCGTACGTGGCGGCCGAACGCGGCTACCTGGACGACGTGATCGACCCAGCCAACACGCGCCCGGTGCTGATCGACGCCCTGCGGACCCTGCGGACCAAGCGCGTGGCGCGCCCGGCGCGCAAACACGGCAACATCCCGCTTTGA
- a CDS encoding TonB family protein yields the protein PQDLQPPGDRRGHAVFGMTPDGATNGPAVDWKTLAPGVGYLRISSFPDSMQSVLRWAMSDVGRDRALVLDLRGNPGGLVDSVDAVAGVFLPVGTLISTGTRRYHFFGSQRFTATSDAGVTYGGRLVVLVDTNSRSGAESLARALQYYHRATLVGTQTAGKVLGVDVEMALDDGGLLRVATLDMHAPDGQRLEGHGVSPDLTVSAATRQVPAALALLDETTTTAPTAAPDAFGCPIGVKGLWRRAIGSVHGYMIYRLEIETTGRIDRARLLAQGAKGTEPSSILARGLTGKQTVYFTWPSDDVIGLEVVEVGGNGIAEMTGCLGAPGHSIEIDKDSLRFPETQTFDDSQVSLGPEIMTTQKVTDADFLTKVSPKYPELIREQGIQGFATVVVIVEKGGDLIDARIYRSSGNKVLDQSAIDAARASTYSEPRIGDTPIVEAYLAEYRWGLEPR from the coding sequence CACCGCAAGATCTGCAACCACCGGGGGACCGGCGAGGCCACGCGGTGTTCGGCATGACACCCGACGGCGCGACGAACGGTCCGGCGGTGGACTGGAAGACGCTGGCGCCGGGTGTCGGCTACCTGCGCATCTCGTCATTCCCTGATTCCATGCAGAGCGTGCTGCGATGGGCCATGAGCGACGTCGGGCGCGACCGCGCGCTCGTGCTCGATCTGCGCGGCAATCCGGGCGGCTTGGTCGACTCGGTCGATGCCGTCGCGGGTGTGTTCTTACCGGTGGGGACGCTGATCTCGACGGGCACGCGACGCTATCACTTTTTTGGATCCCAACGCTTCACGGCGACCAGCGACGCGGGCGTCACGTACGGCGGACGCTTGGTGGTGCTGGTCGATACGAACAGCCGCAGCGGCGCCGAGTCGCTCGCACGCGCACTGCAATACTATCACCGTGCCACACTGGTCGGCACTCAGACCGCAGGCAAGGTGTTGGGCGTGGACGTCGAGATGGCGCTCGACGACGGCGGATTGTTGAGAGTCGCGACGCTTGACATGCACGCGCCCGACGGCCAGCGTTTAGAGGGTCACGGCGTATCTCCGGACCTCACCGTGAGCGCCGCCACGCGACAGGTCCCGGCGGCATTGGCCTTGCTCGATGAGACGACGACGACGGCTCCCACGGCGGCCCCCGATGCGTTCGGCTGTCCGATCGGTGTGAAAGGTCTGTGGCGCAGAGCGATCGGGTCGGTCCATGGCTACATGATTTACCGGTTGGAGATCGAGACAACCGGTCGCATCGATCGAGCTCGGCTCCTCGCCCAGGGCGCCAAGGGCACGGAGCCTAGTTCGATATTAGCTCGTGGCTTGACCGGCAAGCAAACGGTCTACTTTACATGGCCAAGCGATGACGTAATCGGGTTAGAGGTCGTCGAGGTCGGTGGCAATGGCATTGCGGAAATGACGGGTTGTCTTGGGGCGCCTGGTCATTCGATAGAGATCGATAAGGACTCTTTGCGCTTCCCCGAAACGCAGACGTTTGACGATAGCCAAGTCAGCTTGGGACCCGAAATTATGACTACCCAGAAGGTCACCGACGCGGACTTCTTGACGAAAGTGTCTCCCAAGTATCCTGAGCTTATCAGAGAGCAAGGTATACAGGGTTTCGCGACAGTCGTCGTGATCGTCGAGAAGGGAGGCGATCTGATCGACGCAAGAATTTATCGATCTTCGGGAAACAAGGTGCTCGATCAATCCGCAATCGACGCTGCTCGCGCATCTACTTATTCGGAACCACGGATAGGCGACACACCGATTGTGGAAGCCTATCTCGCGGAATATCGCTGGGGCCTAGAGCCTAGGTAG
- a CDS encoding acetyl-CoA carboxylase biotin carboxylase subunit, producing MTAFKKILVANRGEIALRVIRACRELGIPTVAVYSDADRGAVHVGAADEAYRLGPAPAAQSYLNVERLMEVAAQSGCDAVHPGYGFLAENARFARTCAEHGLTFIGPSADLIEMMGGKIAARRAATAAGIPVVPGTIEPVTNADAVRTLAKQFGYPIAIKAAAGGGGKGLKVAHDAGEVTHAIEMAQREASAYFGDGTLYVEKYLARPKHVEVQIFGDKYGNVVHFGERDCSMQRRHQKLVEETPASISAQVRDGLLAAAAKLARSIKYDSAGTIECLVDDDDFYFLEMNTRIQVEHTVTEMVWGLDLVKAQIRVAAGERLWFSQSDLSPRGHAIECRINAESPADDFRPHAGRIERYREPGGPGVRVDAAGVAGTVIPQEYDSLIGKLVVWGQDRDEARARMQRALGEFDIAGVETTIPFLRMLLADPAFARGDYTTLSVDEFRRLHASAIEAAYPRASSEGGEGAAEPKPTTLAVEVDDKRFNVRVLGLNGARTAASRRAPRFKPAKRVSTNSASVAAPMHGIVAEIRVKPGDNVQDGQVVAVIEAMKMMNEVIAHRAGVVASISAKAGDTIETGSPLLALETLGE from the coding sequence ATGACGGCGTTTAAGAAGATCCTCGTCGCCAATCGCGGCGAGATCGCGTTGCGCGTCATCCGCGCGTGTCGCGAGCTCGGGATCCCGACAGTGGCCGTCTACTCCGACGCCGACCGCGGAGCTGTCCACGTGGGCGCCGCCGACGAGGCCTATCGGCTGGGCCCCGCGCCGGCTGCACAATCGTACCTCAACGTCGAGCGGCTGATGGAGGTCGCGGCCCAGTCGGGCTGCGACGCCGTCCATCCCGGCTATGGCTTCCTTGCTGAGAACGCGCGGTTCGCGCGCACCTGCGCCGAGCACGGCCTGACGTTCATCGGACCGTCAGCAGACCTGATCGAGATGATGGGCGGCAAGATCGCGGCGCGGCGCGCGGCGACGGCGGCGGGCATCCCAGTCGTGCCGGGAACGATCGAGCCCGTCACCAACGCCGACGCCGTGCGCACACTCGCCAAGCAATTCGGCTATCCGATCGCGATCAAGGCGGCAGCGGGCGGCGGCGGCAAGGGTCTGAAGGTCGCGCACGACGCCGGCGAAGTCACGCACGCGATCGAGATGGCTCAGCGCGAGGCGTCGGCCTATTTCGGCGACGGCACGCTCTATGTCGAGAAATATCTCGCGCGGCCAAAGCATGTCGAGGTCCAGATCTTCGGCGACAAGTATGGCAACGTCGTCCATTTTGGCGAGCGCGATTGCTCGATGCAGCGGCGCCACCAAAAACTCGTCGAGGAGACGCCGGCCTCCATCTCTGCGCAAGTGCGCGATGGCCTGCTCGCTGCGGCAGCAAAGCTCGCGCGCTCGATCAAGTACGACAGCGCGGGCACGATCGAATGCCTTGTCGATGATGACGACTTCTACTTCCTCGAGATGAACACGCGCATCCAAGTCGAGCACACGGTGACCGAGATGGTGTGGGGCTTGGACTTGGTCAAGGCGCAGATCCGCGTCGCGGCGGGCGAGCGGCTCTGGTTCTCACAGTCCGATCTCTCGCCGCGCGGGCACGCCATCGAGTGCCGGATCAACGCCGAGTCGCCAGCCGACGATTTCCGGCCGCACGCAGGGCGCATCGAGCGTTACAGGGAGCCCGGCGGTCCGGGCGTGCGCGTGGACGCCGCTGGGGTCGCGGGCACCGTCATCCCTCAAGAGTACGATTCGCTCATCGGCAAACTGGTCGTGTGGGGCCAGGACCGCGACGAAGCGCGCGCGCGGATGCAGCGCGCGCTCGGCGAGTTCGACATCGCCGGCGTGGAGACGACCATCCCGTTCTTGCGCATGCTGCTCGCCGATCCGGCGTTCGCACGCGGCGACTATACCACGCTGAGCGTCGACGAGTTCAGGCGGCTGCACGCAAGCGCTATCGAAGCGGCGTACCCGCGCGCGTCGAGCGAGGGCGGAGAGGGCGCCGCGGAGCCCAAGCCGACGACGCTCGCAGTCGAAGTGGACGACAAACGCTTCAACGTGCGCGTGCTGGGCCTGAACGGCGCCCGGACGGCCGCGTCGCGGCGCGCGCCGCGTTTCAAACCTGCCAAGCGCGTGAGCACGAACTCCGCGTCGGTCGCCGCGCCCATGCACGGCATCGTCGCCGAGATCCGAGTCAAACCGGGCGATAACGTGCAAGATGGCCAGGTCGTGGCGGTCATCGAGGCGATGAAGATGATGAACGAAGTGATCGCGCATCGAGCCGGCGTCGTCGCGTCGATCAGCGCCAAGGCGGGCGATACGATCGAGACCGGTTCGCCCCTCCTCGCACTCGAGACCCTCGGGGAGTGA
- a CDS encoding VOC family protein yields the protein MATAGATKVKGMDASYYTVKDIKRATKFYNALLGQEPTVTVGETVVEYTFPNGETFGLYQTEEWTPHGGILFSVDDVGAAVAEHKARGVKFDGDGHIEDTPVCHMAFGEDSEGNTFILHRRK from the coding sequence ATGGCAACCGCTGGAGCGACCAAAGTCAAAGGCATGGATGCGTCCTACTACACCGTGAAGGACATCAAGCGCGCAACTAAGTTCTACAACGCACTCCTGGGCCAAGAGCCTACGGTAACGGTCGGCGAGACCGTTGTCGAGTACACGTTCCCGAACGGCGAAACGTTCGGCCTGTACCAGACCGAAGAGTGGACGCCGCATGGCGGCATCTTGTTCTCGGTCGATGACGTCGGCGCGGCCGTCGCGGAGCACAAAGCGCGCGGCGTGAAATTCGACGGCGACGGTCACATCGAAGACACGCCGGTGTGCCACATGGCCTTCGGCGAGGACAGCGAAGGCAACACGTTCATCCTGCACCGGCGCAAATAG
- a CDS encoding methylmalonyl-CoA mutase family protein: MHERETDSGIPIKPVYTAGDVADLDLAHQPLPGEYPFTRGIQREMYRARLWTMRQYAGFATAKESNERYRYLLAHGQMGLSVAFDLPTQMGMDSDAPLASGEVGRTGVAIDTIEDMSTLFDDIPLDQVSVSMTINAPAAILLALYLALARRRGIPFSKLSGTSQNDILKEYAARGTYIYPPEPSMRLVTDLMAYCAREVPKWNTISVSGYHIREAGSTAAQELAFTLSNGRAYLRAAADAGLPVDDVAARMSFFWNAHNDFFEEIAKFRAARLLWAQIVRDGFGSKSSKAWLMRFHTQTGGSTLTAQEPENNVVRVALQALAAVLGGTQSLHTNSMDEALALPTQAAAKLALRTQQIIAYESGVPNTADPLAGSYFVERLTCELADKAREIMAEVDKRGGAVATIESGWMQEQIADSAYRAQARLERGEATVVGVNKFVEPGSSSAAPALQRIDPSVEREQRERLAAFRAHRDGSAAAARLAAVKRAASSGAPLMPEFVEAVDAGCTLGEVADALREVFSVYHPAAVV, translated from the coding sequence ATGCACGAACGAGAGACCGACAGCGGCATCCCGATCAAGCCGGTCTATACGGCTGGGGATGTCGCCGATCTCGACCTGGCGCACCAGCCGCTGCCGGGCGAGTATCCGTTCACGCGCGGAATCCAGCGCGAGATGTATCGCGCGCGCTTGTGGACGATGCGCCAGTACGCCGGCTTCGCCACAGCCAAAGAGTCGAACGAGCGCTATCGTTATCTGCTGGCACACGGGCAGATGGGACTGTCGGTAGCGTTCGACCTCCCGACGCAGATGGGCATGGATTCGGATGCGCCGTTGGCTTCCGGTGAGGTGGGCCGCACCGGCGTCGCCATCGACACCATCGAGGATATGTCGACGCTCTTCGACGACATCCCGTTGGATCAGGTCAGCGTCTCGATGACGATCAATGCGCCGGCGGCCATCCTACTGGCGTTGTATCTCGCGCTCGCACGGCGGCGCGGTATACCGTTCTCGAAATTGTCCGGCACGTCGCAGAACGATATCCTCAAAGAGTACGCCGCGCGCGGCACGTACATCTATCCGCCGGAGCCGTCGATGCGGCTGGTCACCGATCTGATGGCGTATTGCGCGCGCGAAGTGCCCAAGTGGAACACCATCAGCGTCAGCGGTTATCACATCCGCGAGGCCGGCTCGACGGCCGCGCAAGAGCTCGCGTTCACGCTCTCCAACGGGCGCGCCTATTTGCGCGCCGCCGCCGACGCCGGGCTGCCGGTGGACGACGTCGCCGCGCGCATGTCGTTCTTCTGGAACGCGCACAACGATTTTTTCGAGGAGATCGCCAAGTTCCGCGCAGCGCGGCTGCTGTGGGCGCAGATCGTGCGCGACGGTTTTGGCTCGAAGTCCTCCAAAGCGTGGCTCATGCGCTTCCACACCCAGACCGGCGGCTCGACGCTTACCGCCCAGGAGCCGGAGAATAACGTCGTGCGCGTCGCGCTGCAGGCGCTGGCCGCGGTGCTGGGGGGCACGCAATCACTGCACACCAATAGCATGGACGAGGCGCTCGCGCTGCCGACGCAGGCCGCGGCGAAACTCGCGCTGCGCACGCAGCAGATCATCGCCTATGAGAGCGGTGTCCCCAACACCGCCGATCCGTTGGCCGGCTCGTACTTCGTGGAGCGCCTGACCTGCGAGCTGGCGGACAAGGCGCGAGAGATCATGGCCGAGGTCGACAAGCGGGGCGGTGCGGTCGCGACGATCGAGAGCGGTTGGATGCAAGAGCAGATCGCCGACAGCGCGTACCGCGCGCAAGCGCGGCTTGAGCGCGGCGAGGCGACGGTCGTGGGCGTCAACAAGTTCGTCGAACCCGGGTCTTCTTCTGCCGCGCCGGCGCTGCAGCGCATCGATCCGTCGGTCGAGCGCGAACAGCGCGAGCGGCTGGCGGCGTTTCGCGCGCACCGCGACGGCTCGGCGGCCGCAGCGCGGCTGGCCGCCGTCAAACGCGCGGCCTCATCGGGTGCGCCGCTCATGCCCGAATTCGTCGAGGCGGTCGACGCCGGCTGCACGCTCGGCGAGGTCGCCGATGCGCTGCGCGAAGTCTTCTCAGTCTATCATCCGGCGGCCGTCGTGTGA
- the mce gene encoding methylmalonyl-CoA epimerase, whose protein sequence is MHEPHLDHIALVVADLERSAALYASLGFEQRYRETVADQGVEIVGMRAGDSTIELLRPLSADSPLVRFLGDKESRLHHIAYRVADIDAELSRLRSHGVRLIDERPRRGAHGNLIAFIHPSATGDALIEICQPPTPAA, encoded by the coding sequence ATGCACGAGCCGCACCTTGACCACATCGCGCTCGTGGTGGCCGATCTCGAGCGCAGTGCGGCGCTGTACGCGTCCCTCGGCTTCGAGCAGCGCTACCGCGAGACGGTAGCCGATCAGGGTGTGGAGATCGTCGGCATGCGCGCGGGCGACTCTACGATCGAGCTCTTGCGGCCGCTGTCTGCAGATTCGCCGTTGGTGCGCTTCTTAGGCGACAAGGAATCCCGCCTGCACCATATCGCGTACCGAGTCGCCGACATCGATGCCGAACTATCGCGGCTGCGATCGCACGGCGTTCGCCTCATCGACGAACGCCCGCGCCGCGGCGCGCACGGCAACCTGATCGCGTTCATCCATCCGAGCGCGACCGGAGATGCTCTCATCGAGATCTGCCAGCCACCCACACCTGCCGCTTAG